In one Rutidosis leptorrhynchoides isolate AG116_Rl617_1_P2 chromosome 8, CSIRO_AGI_Rlap_v1, whole genome shotgun sequence genomic region, the following are encoded:
- the LOC139861674 gene encoding cytochrome P450 78A5-like produces the protein MKMFFKASFLLIILYHVMSFCDVSLQLLFLISLLSFFPLLVKTWLVPGGFAWRNPNLNPSKIPGPAGWPFLGILPLMGSHAHRKLASMARSMGATRLMAFSLGSTRVVITSHPEFAKEILSGSAFSDRPIKESASLLMFERAIGFAPSGKYWRHLRRIAANHMFSPKRVSSLECLRQRVCNEMAENVLKEMSTRKIVVLRGILQKGSLRNVMESVFGSVGFEKEEELGYMVKEGYELISEFHWGDYFPLKILDFSGVKRRCHKLTLKVKDLVGQIIEERKGDGGGIKNNGQNDFLSILLSLSQEDQLTNADMVAVLWEMIFRGTDTVAILLEWIMARMVLHQDIQAKAQDEIDKHVGKRRHVQDSDIPNLCYLQAIVKEVLRLHPPGPLLSWARLATRDVHVGKFFVPSGTTAMVNMWAITHDSSVWKNPLDFKPERFMEEDVPIMGSDLRLAPFGAGRRVCPGKSLGLATVHLWLARLLQQYQWLPSTKVDLSECLKLSLELKRPLTCHAIIRY, from the exons ATGAAAATGTTTTTTAAGGCAAGCTTCCTTCTTATAATCTTATATCATGTAATGTCCTTTTGTGATGTCTCTCTCCAACTACTCTTTTTGATATCTCTTTTATCATTCTTTCCCTTATTAGTTAAAACATGGTTAGTCCCGGGTGGGTTTGCATGGAGAAACCCTAACTTGAACCCTAGTAAGATCCCTGGTCCGGCAGGTTGGCCATTCCTAGGGATCTTACCTCTAATGGGTTCACATGCTCATCGAAAACTTGCCTCTATGGCTAGATCAATGGGTGCCACTCGTCTTATGGCGTTTAGCCTTGGCTCAACTCGTGTTGTTATTACTAGTCACCCTGAATTTGCCAAAGAAATCTTGTCCGGTAGTGCTTTTTCGGACCGTCCTATAAAGGAATCCGCTAGCTTATTGATGTTTGAAAGAGCTATTGGGTTCGCACCATCGGGAAAGTATTGGAGACATCTAAGGAGGATCGCGGCAAACCACATGTTCTCTCCTAAAAGGGTTTCAAGCCTCGAGTGTCTAAGACAACGTGTGTGCAACGAAATGGCGGAAAATGTGTTGAAGGAGATGAGTACAAGAAAGATTGTGGTTTTAAGAGGGATATTGCAAAAAGGTTCATTGAGAAATGTTATGGAGAGTGTGTTTGGAAGTGTAGGGTTTGAAAAAGAGGAAGAATTAGGGTATATGGTGAAAGAAGGGTATGAGTTGATAAGTGAGTTTCATTGGGGCGATTATTTCCCACTTAAGATATTGGATTTTAGTGGAGTCAAGAGGAGGTGTCACAAGTTGACTTTGAAAGTTAAAGATCTTGTAGGTCaaattattgaggaaagaaaaggAGATGGTGGAGGTATTAAAAATAATGGCCAAAATGATTTTCTTAGTATTTTATTGTCTTTGTCTCAAGAGGATCAACTCACTAATGCCGATATGGTGGCTGTGCTTTgg GAAATGATCTTTCGAGGAACCGATACAGTCGCCATCCTTCTTGAATGGATTATGGCAAGAATGGTTTTGCACCAAGACATTCAAGCAAAGGCTCAAGATGAGATTGATAAACATGTAGGCAAACGTAGACATGTTCAAGACTCTGATATCCCAAATCTTTGTTATCTTCAAGCCATAGTCAAAGAGGTCTTAAGGTTACACCCTCCGGGCCCATTACTTTCTTGGGCCCGCCTCGCTACTCGTGATGTCCACGTAGGTAAGTTCTTCGTCCCTTCAGGGACGACTGCTATGGTTAACATGTGGGCCATCACACATGACTCGTCCGTATGGAAAAATCCATTGGATTTTAAGCCGGAAAGGTTCATGGAAGAAGACGTCCCAATCATGGGTTCTGACCTTCGGCTAGCACCATTTGGTGCAGGACGAAGAGTTTGTCCTGGGAAGTCACTAGGATTAGCCACGGTTCATTTGTGGCTAGCGCGACTTCTTCAACAATACCAGTGGCTTCCGTCCACAAAGGTAGATCTCTCTGAGTGCCTTAAACTCTCTCTTGAGCTAAAGAGGCCCTTAACATGTCATGCAATTATAAGA